GCGGCGTGAAGTGTATTGAGCAATTTTGAAAGAAAAGGTAGCGCACTATCGAAAGCCACCTGTGGATTCTTCGCTAAGCGGAAATTTTTACCTTCAAGCGCGTATTTTCCCCATAGTGCATCCTTGAAAATGCTCTTGAAAATGCTCTTCAAACTAGAACACAGTGTGTATCGGTGAAGCATCCCGCAGAACTTAATACCCTAAAATGCCTTTGGGGACCTGCCAGGATAACTATTGATAAACACTTAAATATATTCCCATCGGTTCTCTAATGCAACCCCTGCTGAGGTATGAAGGTCATCCAGGAACAGAAATGCAAAACCTTacgaagcctaatctatctcgtTTTGCACAAACCTTCTTGCCGTCTTTCTTGTGTTCATGTCAAGCGCATAATGCGTGGAGATCGTAAACGCAGAAGTGAAATGCCTAAATTATTGGTGCTATCAGATTTGTTGCATGTGTGTAACTTATTTATAAGAATATCGTATTTCAAGTGATACTAAAAATACTGTAATATATGCCATAAAGAACATGCGTTATACGCGGATTGTACCTGCGTAAGGCAACTAATGTAGATTTGCAACTTAACAAGAAACCTTCAGTCGTCAACTAAATTGTAGCTTTCCTTATCTATATTGCAAACGGACATCAGAAATCTACCTCCACAGAAGATAAGCGCTAGATGACAACCACAATGCTAAGTAATTGTATTGAGCCACCGCAGAAATAAATTTAACGTACTAATAATGACAAATCAAAACGTAACGTTTTTATGCATCAGACCAATTTCCGATAGAGCAAACACGCTAAGCAGCGGCAATACTACTTGTTACTGTGTCCCGCAATATAATAATTTTGCAAATTCAGTGATCCTATTCAAAGGTTCAAAAACTGACTTCTGGTATGAACGGGAGCAGCAAACAGCTTGCGTGCAGTTCTTTCCTTATAGACCTTCCAAATTAGCCCAAATGCAAGCGCGCTAACCGATGCAAGCCGATGCGTATGGTCGGTGAGGGTGCTTGGCCTTCAAAACAAGCCTTGCACGGCACTTacaccacactgtttcgacgttTCTGTTTCAACGCTATCTCTTTattttttcgctttgttattgAAAAATGAAATCCCGCGTTTGCTATTCTACATTAAATTATCCCGACACACTTGACCAATTAATCTAGATGTTAGCCTCTTTAGAGCTTATTTTTTCTTAGGAACGAGACAATTCCGCAAAGCTCCGCCTGCTTGAACTGTGGCAATGTGGCGTTTATAAAAACGTGTGCGTCGGTGTGTTTTATAAAGGCTTGTGTGCTTAACGCTATGGCTTCAGAGTTACCACAGGCAATAACGTGTCAAAATGTTTTTAGAAGCATTAGAAATATCTTCCAAGAGAGCTTTACAAATCGGGAAAACACCATGCATTAATGGAAGAAATATAGCTTCCGTATTGTGATTTCGTGCTCCATTGGGCAGTAATGCGATGGCACTGAAACTATTTTTTTTACGCTGCCCGGGGTTCCCCGTATGCGCCATTTTGTTGGCTTCAGCGAATTAAAATAAAAGCGACCAGAATGGTAGAATGTAAAGTTTTTTGTTAATTGCTCCTTAGCATTATCTAGAATTCTCTTTAAAAAACGTTTCCTTGCCGTTTTTTTGCCTGCAGAAGCTTAAAAACTGCCGGTCAGAAAATTCCCCGTCTCAAAACAATCTGAAACTCCGTCCAGTTTcctttctccaactctgagtcaTAAAATTCTTCAAAAAAGGAGAAAATTCCACAATTGGATCGTCGCTGCGGAACAGCTCATGATTCCCTAGTTTCAGTGCAGCGGTGGTAATCCGTTGCGCCTTCAGCAGCGAGAAGTATAACGCATTTTCGAGCACTTGCGATATGCTAACTATCTTCATAAGTGAGCCACAGTTAACTGACACCAGATGCACCTTCTTGAACATAGCCAGAGCTAAGCCAGTTCCTCTGCACATGGGCAATGTTTGCGCAGATACTTAAGAGTTACGTGCGCAAAGCAGGTGTACAGCTTGTTTTCGGTGCCCACTACTATTTGATGATATATGCTGCAATACTAACGCCATCCTTGAGGTAAGATATACGCCTGGCCTTCCGTAGCATTGCGGGGGCCCTGCGTTTGGACCCCACGGCGGCTCAACgttatttttcttcaaatttgtaATCAAGCGCCTTTCAGCAATGATCCAATTACAGGATTAATTTCACATTGATcagcatcaaaaacaaaaaattaaataacctgtgctttcttttctttcgaTAACCTGagcgccgcggtagctcagtggttatggcgctcgactgctgacctgacagacgtgggtttgatcccggcctcggcggtcgaatttcgatagaggcgaaattctagagtcccgtgaactgtgcgatgtcagcgcaagaactccagatggtcgaaatttccagatccttttactacggtgtctctcatagcctgagtcgctttgggaagtaaaacacccataaaccataaaccatttttcgCAATCTAACAACTGGCACCCTCTTTAGAGGATGCCAGCCAGTGTACTCTCTAGGAGCTTCTACTCCTCCAAATTGCCTAAGGAGTGAAACGCCTCCTTCGGCAAAGAGTACAATGTAATGCAGCGGAGCTATATAGTCACCTACGACCCGTACCTCATGAAAACTAGGTCCGCCCTTGATCCCGCTTAACGAAAATAAATAGCTCTCCATTTGAGCTGCAGAAAAGAAGTGATATGCCTGAGCAGAGGTTCTGGATCAGTTCCATTCAGCGAAAGCATGCTTTTACGTACATGAATATGAGAAGTGAACGTCTTGTAACTTTCGCAATTTATCCGAAACATAGCGCAATCGCTAAGTATTTTACGCGCTCCGGAGCTGCCATTCTTATTTTGGTACATCTGATTCAAAACGGTGACCTTCCGAGAAAAAGCGCTTCGCTGAAAAGAGCGATGCTAGGGTTCAAGGAAAACAGTTCTGTCAGATGCCGTAAACGTTCTCGATTCGCCGCGAAACATCACTCTAAATACTTGCTATTGCAGTGCTGGTACGGTGCGAATGTTCGACCAGCGCTTAAGTCAAGATTGACTTCGTTTTTAATACAAAGAAATATGCAACAGCACAGCAGTTATCTTCTTCACGAACGGTGAGGCTTAAACATACCGTGCACCATGAAATTGCTTCCGAGAAAATATTATCGGTGGCGCGCAGCTGCTGTCGGGACTGTTTCATCACTTACTGTGCTGTGACAACAAACGCGGCAGCTGCCTGGGAAGTTAAATGACAGAAGTTCACGAAACATACGCAGGAAGCGCCACGGAATTAATAATGAAAACATTTATAGGTGTTCAAAACCTGAAACTCCCGTTTCAGTGATAGTGAAGAGGTAGCGCACCCGCCTCACAACCCCCAAAGTTCCTCGGTTCGTTTCCTAGCTTCACACAGTTTTTTTCCCCGGCAGCATCTTAATAAAGGAGTATATCTACTCCTGCAGAGGGCATACTCTTGGAAGGAGTGCGGCAACTCTGGAAAAAGGAGTGGAATATAGGACAAGCGGATACTCCATCGAAAGGAGTTCCCAGTACTCCTTATGTTCTTAGAGTGCGGAATCTGTTTACTTCCTTCGTTTGTATGtaataacgagcccctcattttcctgcACTTGCCCACTAAATAGATTGACGAGGTCCTTGGCTGTGGCACTCTTAATGCGATAGATATCTTAAGAGTGTTCTCGTACGTGTTTCTTTGTTGGTGTTCGATCACCTTCGCGGCAATACTATGCCCGCACTTATacaggagggtggcgctggtgcacATTTTCAAGGAGAGGTTACACGCAACATACATACAATCGAAAGTAGAAGATAGAACATCCAGCGCCGTAGTTCACCtggtagagcaccgaacacgAAATGCGgaagtcatgggttcggatcccaccgccggATCACACACGAGAAATAAATACACCAGGTGAGCGAGATTAAGTTTTATTTGCAGGATAGCTTAAATCCGCACTAAGACGAGAGAGAGCACGACAGGCGTAGTCCACCGCGCTTTGCACCTGCCGACAGAATGAACGTTTCTTCTATACCGTGATTTAATAAAGAATTTCAAACACTTATCTACGCTGCTTTCACTTTTCCTGCTGATGGTACTAATCAGCATCATTGAACGCGCCTCCTGATTTTTTCCCGTTTTTGCGGGCCGGGCTCAGCACATTCTTAATACTCGCAGTTCGACCTGAAAAATGTAGCACAACTACGTCAGCTGTGGCCGTTGCTTGGTCACGCTCATCAGAATCGTCCACAAACGACGTTTCATAGACGTCTTCTTTAGAGTATGTTCCCTCGGCCTCCATGAAACTTAATCCCGCAGTGGTGTCAGCAGTTAAGCCAGCTTTTCTACTTAAACCGGGGTTTTTCTTCTCGAAAGGGGCACTTGTAGTCGTAAAAGCAGGCTTCTGCGCTGTAGGCTCCGGAGATGACGTCAAGCTCAGCGTTGCAGGGCTTTGGATGTTGCTCAGCAGAG
The Amblyomma americanum isolate KBUSLIRL-KWMA chromosome 3, ASM5285725v1, whole genome shotgun sequence genome window above contains:
- the LOC144123158 gene encoding uncharacterized protein LOC144123158, with protein sequence MSEAGSIVYLEHAPASKEQSSTTSGMDQCPQLRVICGVCACIGIIVISAVMAAHMSRSLLSNIQSPATLSLTSSPEPTAQKPAFTTTSAPFEKKNPGLSRKAGLTADTTAGLSFMEAEGTYSKEDVYETSFVDDSDERDQATATADVVVLHFSGRTASIKNVLSPARKNGKKSGGAFNDAD